Genomic window (Flavobacteriales bacterium):
TGTGGCACCGGCGTGCTCGCGATCTTGGCCGAGCGTCTCGGTGCCGCCGAAGTGGTGGCCATTGACCACGATCCCGTCGCCGTGGAAAACGCACGTGACAACGTGGCGATGAACCATTGTCAGCGCATAGTTGTGGAAAAGGGAGATACCGATCTGGCAAATGGCGCTGGCTATGATGCTATTTTGGCCAATATCGAGCGGAATACATTGGTACGGTCCATGGTTGACATGGCTGCAGCATTGGCGGCGAACGGAAAACTGCTCTTGAGCGGCTTTGTGCGGGAGGACGGCGAGGTGATGGCCAAGTCCGCCATGGACGCGGGTTTGAGGCATGTGTTGACACTGGAGGAAGGGGAATGGGCGTTTTCAGAATGGGAAAAATGAGATCCGGACTGCCGCATATGAAAAGTCTCTTTGCTTTCCTGTCCGTAGCTGTCTGCCTCATTGCGATGCCCATGACCACCCGGGCGCAGACCGTGGTGTTCACCGATGACCAAGCAGCATACTTGGAAGAGATCACCGGCTTCTTGACAAGCGCGAATAAAAAAGAAGGTTCGGCCTTCATCGAGAACGTGTTCGCACCGTTTTGGAACGGAGGCTTTCTGGGCAATGAGCAGCGTTCACGTCTGGTGTCCATCTCCAATGTGATGAGCAAGAAGCGCTTCCGGGCCATCCCGGATTTCATGGACATGCTCACCACCGTGTCCGATTTCCCCGGACACGGCCACGACCAAGCGGAATTCGATGCCTGGATGAAGGGATCGACGCAAGCAGGGAATTCATCGCGCAAGCAGGACCTGTCCGATTATCTGGAAATGAGCAAGGGGCTTATTTCCGGCAACATCCTGTACCAAAGTGCAGGATTCACGTGGCGTTCCCGTGCGGACAAGTTCACCTTCACCTTCGATACCGTCCCCAAAGCGGTCTTTGGGAACACCGATCTGGTATGGGCTTCCAAGTCCGACAGCTCCATTATTGCGGGAACTAGCGGCACGTATTATCCGCTATCGAACATGTGGGAGGGGAAAGGGGGAACGCTCACTTGGCAAAGGGCAGGGCTGCATCCGGGATCGACGTTCGTGAGGTGGGAGCACAAGTTCGCCTTGCTCCTAAAGACCACGGAGGTCCGCATTGATAGCGTGAACCTCACCGATCCGTACTTCGAAAGGCCCTTGCTCGGCACAGTGGTGGACAAGCTGCGGGCGAATGTCACGGAAAGCTCGGCCAGCTATCCCCGGTTTGAAAGCTATGACCTGCGGAAGCGGATCAACGACATCGTCACCGGGGTCGATTTCGAAGGCGGCTTCACCTTGCAGGGCGCCAAGTTGCAAGGCTATGGCACCAAGGAGGAACCCGCCTCGCTTACTTTCAAAAGGGAAGGACGCCCCTTCATCATTACTAAGGGACTCGTATTTACCATCGAGCCGGACAAAGTGGCCAGTGGGGATGTCGCGGTCACTGTGATGCTGGATAAGGATTCGATCTACCATCCCAGTGTGACGCTGCGTTTTCTTCGGGAGAAGAAGGAGCTGACCCTGATCAAGCCGGACGAGGGGCTTTCGAAGGGACCGTTCTATGACACCTACCATCAGCTTGATATGTATTTCGAATCACTCCGTTGGAAACAAGGAGATCCTTTGGTCCAACTCGGCAACATGCAAGGGACCACCCAGACCCGGACCTCATTTGAGAGTTTTAATTATTTTGAACAGCGGCGCTTTGCGGCGTTGCTCGGGATCGACGCGATCCATCCCCTTTCAAGGCTTCATGAGTTCAGTAAACAGGCTGGCAACGATTTCTATGCAATGGATTATGCAAAGTATTGCAAGTTGCAGATGTCCCAAGTGGAACCCATGCTGATCGACATGGTGAACAAGGGGTTCATTCACTACGACGTGGAGGATAAGCGCGTCACCATCATGCCTAGGCTCATGCAGCACATCCGGTCAAGTGCGGGCAAGGTGGACTACGATGTGCTGCAATTCAACAGCAACAGTCCGGATGGCGTGAACGGGACCATCAACCTGCTCAATAACGACCTGGCACTGAAAGGGGTCTCGCGGATCACCATGAGCGATTCCCAGGATGTGAATATCTATCCGGCGGAGAAGCTCGTCACCATCAAAAAGGACCGGGACTTCAGCTTCGGCGGTGTGGTGAAGGCCGGTAAGCTCACCTACTATGGCAAGGAGTATTTCTTCCACTATGAACCCTTTGTGATCGACCTGCTGAATGTTGACAGCGTCGGATTCCTGGCGGAGAGCTTCGAGCCCGATGATGAAGGACGGCACAGGCTGGTGAAGGTGAAGAACGTGCTGGAGAATGTAACCGGCACGTTGGAGATCGACGCGCCGAGCAACAAGAGCGGTCTGCAACAGAAGAAGTATCCGGAATATCCCAAGTTCAACAGCACCAAGGAAAGTTTCGTCTTCTATGACCGGCCCTCGATACAGAACGGGGCTTACAAGCGGGACAACTTCTACTACAAGAGCGATCCCTTCGTGATCGACAGTTTGGACAACTTCACCAATGAAGGTCTGAATTTCGACGGCACCTTGATGAGCGCAGGCATCTTCCCCGACATCCGTGAGACTTTGCGCCTCCAGCCCGATTATGCCTTGGGCTTCGTGCGCCCCACAGGGGACGGAGGCTTGCCCTTGTATGGCAAGAAGGCCAAATTTTCGCAGACACTTAAACTGGACAACGCCGGTCTTCATGGCGAGGGGGACCTCCATTTCCTCACCACCATCGCCAGCAGCAAAGACCTGTACTTCACGCCCGACACCACGTTCGGCGTGGCGGACACGTTGTACAACGGCGCTGCCTCAAGCCCCACCATGAACGTGCCCACGGTGCAGGCTTCCAACGTGTTCCTGCGCTTGGAACCCGCCAAGGACGTGCTGCTTGCCCGCAATCTGGGGGCGCCCATGGTCATGTATGACAAGCAGGCTTATCTCTACGGAAAGACCGAGCTCAGCCCACAGGGTATGAGCGGCGCGGGTCTGGTGGATTTCACCAACGCCACGCTCAGTTCACGGCTGTTCGACTTCAAGACCATGACGGTGCATGCGGACACGAGCGACTTCAGGCTCACCGAGGGTGATACGGCCAGCATCGCTTTCCGGACGGACAACGTGAACGCCACCGTGAAACTCGATGAGCGCATCGGCGAGTTCGTCAGCAACGGTACGGAAACCAAGGTGGAATTCCCATACAACCAGTACATCTGCTTCATGGACCGCTTCAAGTGGTACATGGACCAAGGCGATATCGAACTGGAGAGCGACCGCACCGCTTCCGCCGGAAACGAGGACCTACAGCTTTCCGGCAGCAATTTCATCAGTGTCAACCCCGATCAGGACTCGCTCCGGTTCATGGCCCCCAAGGCCCGGTATGACCTGAAGAAGCACCTGATCACGGCCAATGAGGTCCAGTACATCCGTGTCGCCGACGCGTTGATCACTCCGGACAGCATGATGGTGCGCATCGGGCGGAACGCGAAGATGGACCCGCTGACCAACGCCACGGTCACCGCCAACTTCGTGAACAAGTACCACACCATTCATGATGCCACCGTGAACATCGCTGCGCGCAAGCAGTATAGCGGTTCCGGCACGTACGACTACAAGGATGAGACCGGGAAGATCTTCCCGATCAACATGAACAACATCAACGTGGACACCACCTATCAGACCTATGCACGGGGCAGGGTGGCACAGGATGAAGGATTCCAGCTCAGCCCGGCCTTCGACTTCTTCGGGGACGTACTGCTCTTGGCATCCAACAAGGAGCTCAGTTTCACCGGCAACACGCGCATCCTGCAAGACTGCGCTGGCATTTCCAGGAACTGGATGGGCTTCACGGGTGAGATCGACCCGGCGGAGGTCTTCATTCCGGTGAGCGATTCCCTGGTCGATGCCCAGGGATTCCCCATCGGTGCGGGCATCTATATGACCAAGGACGATCCGTTCACCACTTATGGGACCTTCCTGAGCCGCAAAGAGGACAAGGCGGACCGGGACATCATCAGCGCCAAGGGCCTGCTCTTTTATGACAAGCCGAGCAAGTCCTACCTGATCTCCAACAAGGACAAGATCCGCCAGCGCAACCTGCCCGGGAACCTTGTGGGCCTGAGCACGACCACCTGCGTATTGACCGGCGACGGACACATCAGCCAAGGCGTCGATCTGGGGCAGGTGCAAGTGGATGCGTATGGTGAGCTGGAATACCGCGGCGACAGCGCCAAGACCACCACGCATGTCACGCTCTTGGCGGATTTCCCTTTCTTGGACAATGCCCTGGAAAAAATGGTCGCCGACATTGCCGCCTATCCGGAACAAAAGCAGGTGGACCTGTCCAAGACACCGTATGAACGTGCCATCCGTGAAGTGCTCGGCAAGGAGAAAAGCGATAAGCTGATCAGTGAGCTCAGCATCAAGGGCGAAATCAAGAAGCTGCCTGATGAGCTGGTGAAAGCCTTGGTCTTCTGCGATCTGGACCTTCAGTGGAACGCCGCTGATGAAGCCTGGCAGAGCAGTGGCCCGATCGGCCTTGGCACCGTGCTCAAGAAACCGGTGTACCGCTACTTGAAAGGCAAAATTGAATTCCAGCGCAAGCGCAGCGGCGATGTGATGACCATCCTGCTGATGCTCGACGACCAGACCTACTGGTTCTTCCAGTACGCCCGCAACTACCTTTATGCTTACAGCGGCAATGCGGATTTCAATACGATGATCAGTGACCTGAAGGACGACAAGCGCAAGTTCGCCGGCAAGAAGGACGTGCCCGATTACCAGTTCATTTTGACGAACAAACGAAAGGCGGACGAATTCCGTGACCGCTTTGGATTATAACATGGATTTCCCTTGGATGTTCGGCCTTACGGCCATGGTGATCAGCTACCTCTGCGGGAGCGTTCCCTCTTCGGTATGGTGGGGCAAAGGCTTCTTCGGGGTGGATGTCCGTGAACATGGAAGCCATAACGCCGGTGCTACGAACACCTTCCGGGTGCTGGGACCCAAGGCCGGCATCCCTGTGCTCCTCTTGGACGTGTTGAAGGGCTTTCTGCCGGTGCGCCTGCTGCCCCTGTGGAGCGGGGCGGAACCCTATTCAGACGTATGGACCTTGCTCCGGGTTCTTTTGGTATTGACTGCCGTGGTCGGACATCTCTATCCTGTTTTCGCCGGGTTCCGGGGAGGCAAAGGGATCGCCACTTCGCTGGGCGGGGTGTTGGCCATCCATCCCGGCTCGGCGCTGATCTGCATCGGCGTGTTCTTCGTTGTCTTTCTGGCCACGCGGTACGTTTCCTTGGCCTCCCTCACTGCGGCCCTCGCGTTCCCCCTCGCGATCGCTTTTGCATTCCACGAGCAGAGCCACGTGTTGCTAGGCTTCGCCATTGTTTTGTGCGCAGTGGTCTTCTTCACCCATAGGCACAATATCGGCCGTCTGCTGAAGGGAAATGAGAACCGCATGGACCTTTTCGGAAGATCGACCGTGAAGTCATGAGGCATTTGGTCCAAATCCCCTACCTGGCCACGATCGGTCTGATCCTGCTGGTGGCGCTTCCGGACAACGCCCGAGCGCAAGGCGGTGACAAAGCCATGCAGGCCCAAGCGGACGCGCTCTTCGAGAAGGGTGAATACGCACAGGCCTATCCGATGTACTCCCAGTTGGTGAGCCTTTCGCCGCAGGATCATGTGCTGAACTACAAATTCGGCGCTTGCACCTTGTACGGAGGTGATGACAAGGACAAGGCGATCGGCTACCTGAAATTCGCGGTCACCGGACCGGCCACGCCCAACCTCGCGCGATACTTCTTGGGCAGGGCCTATCAATTGGATTACCGCTTTGATGATGCCATAACCGCCTATCAGCACTACAGGGGTACTGCTGACAAGAAGCTTTTGGCGCAGTTCCCGGTGGATGCCATGGAACAGCAATGCAGGAACGGCAAGTATTTGTTGAGCAACCTGAAGGACATCGAGGTGATGAACAAGGTGCAGGTGGACGCTGCGGATTTTTTCCGGTTCTATGACCTGAGCGACATCGGTGGGAAGATCGTGGTGACGCCGGACGAACTGCTCACGAATTACGACCGCAAGAGCGGCGAACCCTTCCTGACCTACCTGCCCACTGGAGGCGGCCCCATTTATTTCAGCAGCTTCGGCAAGGACGGTAAGACCGGCAAGGACATCTACCGGAGCGAACTGTTACCTACCGGAGGTTATGCCAGCCCCATGAAGATCGCGGGCTACATCAATACGGCGGAGGACGAGGCGTACGCCGTGATGGCACCGGACGGCAAGACCTTCTATTTCTGCAGCAAGGGCCACAACAGCATGGGGGGCTATGATGTGTTCAAGAGCACCTATGACAAGGGCATGGACACGTTCGGTGCGCCGGAGAACATGGACTTCGCGGTGAACACCCCGGCCGATGAACTGCTGTACATCGTAGGCCCGGACGGTGAACAGGCCTGTTTCGCCAGTGACCGGGACAGCAAGCAGGGTATGTTGAACGTGTACCGGGTAGGCACCACGCAGACCCCGATCAACATCACCGTGCTCAAGGGCACCTATGCATCCGCCTTCGACCCCACGGACCGGCGGGCGCACATTATAGTGGAGGATGCGCTCACCCGCGAGCGCGTGGCCGATGTCAATACGGACATGAACGGAAGCTATTTATTGGCGCTTCCACGTGGCGGCAAATACAAATTTCTGGTGGAGGGAGGGCCGGGCGGCCTGACCCATTTAGAGACCGTGGACGTGCCACCGAACGATCGACCGAAGGTGTACAAGCAGGAGGTCCAACTGGTGGAACAAGGCGGCGAAAAAGTAGTGATCAAGAACTACTTCGACCAACCGCTGGAGGATGATGTGATGGCTTTGGCCTTGAACGAGATCAAGCGGCGGGCCAAACTGGACGTCACCGGTGAAAAGGCCGTGGACCAGGTGACAGTCCAAGCGAGCCGCTCTGACGAGCCTTTGCAAGCTGCCGGTTTCGATGGCACAATGACCATGACCAAGGCGCAGGACCTGGCGCGAAAGGATGCGGACGGATCGACAGCCTTGGCTGTAGAACAGGACCGTCAGGCGAATACCGCGTATGACATGGCGCTGAAAAACGTCACTACGGCCGAAGCCGCATCCAAGCGTGCCCGCGAATTGGTGCAACAGGCCGATCGGGCGGAAAAGGTGGAGGAGAAGGACCCGATCATGCGGCAGGCGGCCGAAGCCAAGCAACTCTCCCAAGAGGCCAATGAACGTGCCCGTGCCGCATATCGTACAGCCGGTGAATTGGAAGCCGCAGGCCAGGCCACCCGAACGGAAGCGGCCACTGCGGCTGCCTTGACCGCGGCTATTGCCCAAGCACAGGCCTCCGGGGACCGCGACATGGCGACCACGGCTCTGAAGCAACTGAAGGCCCGCATGGATGCGAAGAACGGCCCCGAAGGTCAACTTGATGAGGCCGAACGTACCAGGCGCGCGGCCACGGTTGCGGGATCGGAGGCTTCCCAAAAGATGAGGCAGGCCACCGCTCAACGGGAGGAAGAGAACCTGTTGGCCGAGCGTATCGACCGTCTGAAACGGGATGCGGCCAATGCGAAAGGTCGGAAAAAGGAAGAGATCAACGGACAACTTTCCGTGTTGGATCCCCAACGTTCCGCTCTCCATGACGAAGTGGAGGACGCCTTCGAAAAAGCACAGGACGCCGAGGACCACGCTGCTTTGGCAAGGGGCCAAGCACAGTTGGTGAGGTATTTGAACGGTGATAAGAGCGCTTGGAAGGAAGACGCCCTGCCAAAGAACGAATTGGCCGGTATGGAGCAACGCCTGTCCGACGTGAGGGCTGAAAATAAGGCATTGGCCATCGACGAGCGGTATGCTCCGTTGCGCTCCATGTCCGCGGAAGAGCGGGAGCGTAGCACCTTTGATTGGGGAACGAACTGGTCGATGGCCGATCTGCTGAACGGCAACTATCTGGCGGTATCGAAGTCCAGGACCGGGGTGGACGCCGTTCAAGGCGAACAAGCGGATGTCCTGGCCGTTACCAGTTCTCAAGAAGTATCACAAAAGAGCGATGGCAGCGCTCCCACGAGCGGTGCCGATCAACGGCAAGATGCATTGGGGACCACGGTTACAGGTACAAGCACGAGCGATGCGACCGGAAATATGACCGGGAATAATACAGGAACGGAAACCAGGCCTGAAAATGATGATCGATCCAACAGTTCCGTCGATACAAGCACGAACGAGGATCTGGCCATGCAGGCGGACCGGCCAGCAGCGAACAAAATTGACAAGGAACAAGCCTCCTCGGACCGCGACACTTCCGTGGTGGGCGATGGCCTCTCGGGGAATGATCCGGAAGGAACGAACAGGAACGCGGAAAGCAGCGCGGGCAACAGGTCACCCGGCGAAAGAGCGGGGACCGATGGAACCCTGCGAGCGGGGAATGATACTGGATCCATTGCAGGGGCCGATACAAAGGCGCCGGGCACACCGATCGCAGGTAGTGCTTCCGCTGACAGCGCAAAGGGAGGCTCATCCGACCAAGCGGCCCAGAACGGGGACAGCTCCGATGGGGGCAAGCCGCTTGCGGGGAACAACGGCACTTCGGTGACCGATCGGAAAGAAGATGGAACGCGGGAGCTTGAGGGCAACACAACCAACGCGAGCAACACCTCCAACGTGAGCAATACGGACAATGCGGGCAATGCCGCCAACACAGGGCAGCATACCTCCGCGGACGCTGACGAACAAGCCTTCATCCTAGCGAACAAACTCGCGGAACTGGAGCAACTGCGCGATGGTGAAAAGTCCAGGGCGAAACGCGACAGCTTGGACCAGGCCATCACCGACCAACGCAAGCTGATCAAGACCTATCAGACCGACCACACCGGAACCGTTGCTGAGACCACGCCCGTGGTCGTTGAGCGCAATGCGCCGGTCGATTACAAGCCGTTGGAATTCGACCTGTCCATATTGGACGAGCAACTGGCGGAAGAGGCCTACCCCGGCTTCAACCTGCGCAAAAAAGAGATCTTGGACGGCCCCGGCGATGCGCGCGACAAGGCGAACATGCTGCATGCGCTCGAAATGGAGCTGGTGGACAGCATCGATGCGCAAACAGCGAAGAATTTGACGGTGTTGGACCAGCGACCGGAGCTTGCGGACAAGATCCTGCCCAGATTGGAACGCTGGCGCCAATTGAAGTCCGCGCACGTGGACAGCGCTGCGGCAGCCCTGGCCGAAGTGGACAAGGAATACGTTGCGTCCGAATCTCGGGCCATGGAGGATGCTCAATTGTCGGGTCAGGCCATCAAGCAACAGCCTTCAAACGGGAATGGGCAGCCCGCAACACCGCACAACGACGCCTATGTGACCATCGCTTCCGACCTGTCACAGATCTACTCGAGCGCCTTGGAGGCACGCTCCAATAAGAACCGGGAGGCGGTGGCGTTGAAAGACCGGGACCTCGAACAGGTAGCACAGAAGTTGGCCGAGGTCGACAGTTTGGAAAAGGTGTTGCAGGACACACCGGGAGGAAAGAACTATGACAAGCTACGGCAACGGATCGACCGGAAGATCGATGATGTCCTGATCCAGAACGTGGAATTGGGGCAGCGCATGGCCTTCATCAGCAACAGTGAGTACGATGTGGCCAAGGACAGTGCGAAAGTGCTGGAGAAGGCGGTGTCCCGCATGGGGCTTCCCCCGAATGAGCCTTTGTTACAGATGGTAAAGTCCTATGTAGGAGCGGCGGACGATGCCATGGGAAAGGCCAAAGCGTTCCGTAAGGATGCCGACCGTACCGATGATATCCTCAAGCGGAACTCGCTCTACCGCCAGGCCTATGGGGAGGAGTTGAAGGCGCTTCGGGACTACGACCGCTCGCACACGGTCCGGAATTATTTATTGAGCGGTCAAGCTGTTCCCAGTGCGGCCCTCACCTATGAGCAAGTGGAGGAGCTGATGTTCAAGCCTGTACTTGCCGCCGCACCGGCCCGCAATTCCGGCCGGGAAGATCAAAAGGGCAACATGGAAAAACCGGCCGGGACCGCGGTGGACACCCTTGCGGAGAAGCCTGTTGATGTTGTTTCCGTGGTACCCGTTAATGGAGGGCAGGATGTTGCTGAAACGGACCAGGCGAACGCGGACCTGCCCGGCTCAGTGAAGTCCGACCGGAAAACGACCGGTGAAGCTGCTCGTCCGGGAGGTGTCCCCATCGCATCGCCGATCGCCACGCAGACGGACAGCTCCCTGCTCTCGAAGTATCTGGACAACTACTACTACCTCAGCCCTTCCGAGCGCGCCACCGTGAAGGGCGGTGATGAGGAACGCAGGTATTTCCTGATGAAGGGAAGCTCGATGGAGGACCGTGCAAAGGCGGATGCCGCAAGTACGGAGGCTGAGGGCGCGGCCCAATTGGCAACTGACTTGCGTACCGAGGTCGTTTCGGAACAGGGTTCGGATGGATCGTCCGCCGCCCCGGATGCTGAAAAACGCACCGGACTTTTGAACACTCGTGCGGACGCGCTCATGCAGCGGTCCGACTCACTGCATCGTGTGGCTGACCGCTTGATCTCCAAGGCAACATCGAGTGACGCCCAAGCCGCCATCTTGATGCAGGGCATGCCAGCGGACCGTTCCGCGGCGATCATGGACCTCGAGCAAGGCCGCCGGCGCACCGAGCCGTTGTTGGCCCGGACCAGGCCCACGCCGGAAGCAGAGGCTCCCGGGGCCTCGAATAATGATCAGGCGGTGGTCATTGCTGATAGTACCGTTCCTACTTCAGCGACCCCGGAGCGGACAGAGGACATCGGGGCCAATGCCCCGGAAACCGCACCTGCGCGGGTCAATGCCGGTGCGGAACGCATTTCCCGGGTGACGCCCGTGGTCGGCAACGCCCCGGCACCTTTCACCGGTCCCTTGGTGAATGATGTCTTCCAATTCGCGGATGCGGCACCACTGCGCGAAGAACCGATCCCCATCGATGTGCCCATGCCAGAGGGCGTGGTGTACAAAGTGCAAGTGGGGGCCTTCCGCAACGCCTTGCCCATCGAGGCCTTCAGCGATATGACCCCGGTGGCGGGAGAGCATGCCGGGAACGGTCTGGTGCGGTACACGGCCGGCATGTTCACCAGCGCCGACGCGGCCTCGAAGGCAGGAGCCAAGGTGCGTGCCCGCGGCTATCGCGACGCGTTCGTGGTGGCGTACATGGACGGCAAGCGCGTGCCCTTGCGGGATGCGATGATCGCGGAACGCCAAGTAGCCGCAGCGGCGCCGACGGCCCAAGTGCCTGTATCCGCTCCGGCCAGCACAACACCACGGCCTACGACGACCACGACGACGACCACTGCGGCGGTCACCCCGGGCACCACCGCACCGGTGCCCGCCATGGTCCCTGTTCCGGCGACCGTACAAGTACCGCAAGCCGATGCGGAAGCCGCAGTGTTGGCGGCCTATCCGTCCTCGGCGGAGGAAGTGCTCGCGGAGTTCAAGCCTGCAGCCGGGGCATCGGAGTATTACAACGATCCCACGGCCGCACCGGCCAAGCAGGTGGAAGCGGTGAAGGGGCTCTTCTTCACGGTACAGGTCGGGGTGTACAGCAAACCGACCGCCTTGGACAAATTGTTCAACATCACCCCGCTCAACAGTGAATTGACCGCCAACCAAAAGATCCGCTACACCACCGGGATATTCCTGGACGAGGGGAATGCCGTGACGCGCAAGAACGGTACCGTGTCGCTGGGGGTGACGGACGCCTTCGTAACGGCCTACCTCAACGGCAAGCGCATCCCGGTCCGGGATGCGCGGGCATTGTTGGCGAAATTCGGTCGCTCCGTATTGGTTGATCCAACACTGGTCACACAATGACCGGTTCCTTAACTTCGCCTTCGGAAGAACCCAAAGCCCGATGAAGATGGAGCGGAACGGAGAGGAGCAGGGCCGGCATGAGACCCATGTGCTTGAGGACAAAGCCAAGGAGATCGTGCTGCACAATGATGACGTCAACACGTTCGAGCACGTCATCGTGAGCCTGATGGAGATCTGCGACCATGATCCCCTGCAGGCTGAACAATGTGCATGGCTCGTCCACTACAAGGGCCGATGCAGCGTGAAGCGGGGCAGCTTCGATGTGTTGCGGCCCCTGTGCGAGGCCCTGTGTGAACGCGGTCTTTCCGCGGACATTCAATGAACATGATCAGGATCAAGCGGTTCACGACCGGCATCGTTCTGGCCACGATGATGGGCTGTAGCACGGTGCCCATTACCGGCCGCCGCCAGCTCAACCTTCTCCCCGAAAGCGAGATGATGAGCATGAGCCTCACGCAGTACCAGCAATTCATCAGCGAGAACAAGACCCTGCCGGACAGCGATCCAAAGTCGCAAATGGTGAAGCGAATAGGTGAACGCCTCGCCGCCGCAGCCACCAAGTTCTTGAAGGAGAACGGAGCAGCGGACCGCGTGAAGGATTTCCAATGGGAATTCCACGTGGTGGACGATCCCCAGGTGAACGCCTGGTGCATGCCCGGTGGGAAGGTGGTGGTGTACACCGGCCTGCTGCCGATAACACAGGACGAGCCCAGCTTGGCCTTGGTGATGGGTCACGAGATCGCGCACGCCATAGCGCGCCACGGCAACGAGCGCATGAGCCAGGGCATGGCCGTGCAAGGCGCAGGCATGACCTTGCAGGT
Coding sequences:
- the plsY gene encoding glycerol-3-phosphate 1-O-acyltransferase PlsY encodes the protein MDFPWMFGLTAMVISYLCGSVPSSVWWGKGFFGVDVREHGSHNAGATNTFRVLGPKAGIPVLLLDVLKGFLPVRLLPLWSGAEPYSDVWTLLRVLLVLTAVVGHLYPVFAGFRGGKGIATSLGGVLAIHPGSALICIGVFFVVFLATRYVSLASLTAALAFPLAIAFAFHEQSHVLLGFAIVLCAVVFFTHRHNIGRLLKGNENRMDLFGRSTVKS
- a CDS encoding PD40 domain-containing protein, whose amino-acid sequence is MRHLVQIPYLATIGLILLVALPDNARAQGGDKAMQAQADALFEKGEYAQAYPMYSQLVSLSPQDHVLNYKFGACTLYGGDDKDKAIGYLKFAVTGPATPNLARYFLGRAYQLDYRFDDAITAYQHYRGTADKKLLAQFPVDAMEQQCRNGKYLLSNLKDIEVMNKVQVDAADFFRFYDLSDIGGKIVVTPDELLTNYDRKSGEPFLTYLPTGGGPIYFSSFGKDGKTGKDIYRSELLPTGGYASPMKIAGYINTAEDEAYAVMAPDGKTFYFCSKGHNSMGGYDVFKSTYDKGMDTFGAPENMDFAVNTPADELLYIVGPDGEQACFASDRDSKQGMLNVYRVGTTQTPINITVLKGTYASAFDPTDRRAHIIVEDALTRERVADVNTDMNGSYLLALPRGGKYKFLVEGGPGGLTHLETVDVPPNDRPKVYKQEVQLVEQGGEKVVIKNYFDQPLEDDVMALALNEIKRRAKLDVTGEKAVDQVTVQASRSDEPLQAAGFDGTMTMTKAQDLARKDADGSTALAVEQDRQANTAYDMALKNVTTAEAASKRARELVQQADRAEKVEEKDPIMRQAAEAKQLSQEANERARAAYRTAGELEAAGQATRTEAATAAALTAAIAQAQASGDRDMATTALKQLKARMDAKNGPEGQLDEAERTRRAATVAGSEASQKMRQATAQREEENLLAERIDRLKRDAANAKGRKKEEINGQLSVLDPQRSALHDEVEDAFEKAQDAEDHAALARGQAQLVRYLNGDKSAWKEDALPKNELAGMEQRLSDVRAENKALAIDERYAPLRSMSAEERERSTFDWGTNWSMADLLNGNYLAVSKSRTGVDAVQGEQADVLAVTSSQEVSQKSDGSAPTSGADQRQDALGTTVTGTSTSDATGNMTGNNTGTETRPENDDRSNSSVDTSTNEDLAMQADRPAANKIDKEQASSDRDTSVVGDGLSGNDPEGTNRNAESSAGNRSPGERAGTDGTLRAGNDTGSIAGADTKAPGTPIAGSASADSAKGGSSDQAAQNGDSSDGGKPLAGNNGTSVTDRKEDGTRELEGNTTNASNTSNVSNTDNAGNAANTGQHTSADADEQAFILANKLAELEQLRDGEKSRAKRDSLDQAITDQRKLIKTYQTDHTGTVAETTPVVVERNAPVDYKPLEFDLSILDEQLAEEAYPGFNLRKKEILDGPGDARDKANMLHALEMELVDSIDAQTAKNLTVLDQRPELADKILPRLERWRQLKSAHVDSAAAALAEVDKEYVASESRAMEDAQLSGQAIKQQPSNGNGQPATPHNDAYVTIASDLSQIYSSALEARSNKNREAVALKDRDLEQVAQKLAEVDSLEKVLQDTPGGKNYDKLRQRIDRKIDDVLIQNVELGQRMAFISNSEYDVAKDSAKVLEKAVSRMGLPPNEPLLQMVKSYVGAADDAMGKAKAFRKDADRTDDILKRNSLYRQAYGEELKALRDYDRSHTVRNYLLSGQAVPSAALTYEQVEELMFKPVLAAAPARNSGREDQKGNMEKPAGTAVDTLAEKPVDVVSVVPVNGGQDVAETDQANADLPGSVKSDRKTTGEAARPGGVPIASPIATQTDSSLLSKYLDNYYYLSPSERATVKGGDEERRYFLMKGSSMEDRAKADAASTEAEGAAQLATDLRTEVVSEQGSDGSSAAPDAEKRTGLLNTRADALMQRSDSLHRVADRLISKATSSDAQAAILMQGMPADRSAAIMDLEQGRRRTEPLLARTRPTPEAEAPGASNNDQAVVIADSTVPTSATPERTEDIGANAPETAPARVNAGAERISRVTPVVGNAPAPFTGPLVNDVFQFADAAPLREEPIPIDVPMPEGVVYKVQVGAFRNALPIEAFSDMTPVAGEHAGNGLVRYTAGMFTSADAASKAGAKVRARGYRDAFVVAYMDGKRVPLRDAMIAERQVAAAAPTAQVPVSAPASTTPRPTTTTTTTTAAVTPGTTAPVPAMVPVPATVQVPQADAEAAVLAAYPSSAEEVLAEFKPAAGASEYYNDPTAAPAKQVEAVKGLFFTVQVGVYSKPTALDKLFNITPLNSELTANQKIRYTTGIFLDEGNAVTRKNGTVSLGVTDAFVTAYLNGKRIPVRDARALLAKFGRSVLVDPTLVTQ
- a CDS encoding ATP-dependent Clp protease adaptor ClpS, which produces MERNGEEQGRHETHVLEDKAKEIVLHNDDVNTFEHVIVSLMEICDHDPLQAEQCAWLVHYKGRCSVKRGSFDVLRPLCEALCERGLSADIQ
- a CDS encoding M48 family metallopeptidase; the protein is MIRIKRFTTGIVLATMMGCSTVPITGRRQLNLLPESEMMSMSLTQYQQFISENKTLPDSDPKSQMVKRIGERLAAAATKFLKENGAADRVKDFQWEFHVVDDPQVNAWCMPGGKVVVYTGLLPITQDEPSLALVMGHEIAHAIARHGNERMSQGMAVQGAGMTLQVLASEKPTMASDLFLQSFGIGSQLGLLAYGRKQESEADKMGLVFMAMGGYDPRIAPAFWQRMAAQGGAKPPELLSTHPSDERRIADIEAYMPEAMKYYKPR